Proteins co-encoded in one Plasmodium coatneyi strain Hackeri chromosome 7, complete sequence genomic window:
- a CDS encoding Protein kinase, producing the protein MNKASSATYLEDCLLRGLERENLQKVHAELAEEEQYDQEELEETLEEQQPEEDDDIEEDEESGTSLNIAHSNSANGDRYSRNDFIGGNLPTRGANSNEYVLNYLNTYINKNIRNGKTLENINQPNLLTSQSTDNMISGNPTNVTITDSNKQCMKNFFKDRDKGNPLYDAQTAANLHYMLIPNENERKENVNWNERISNFIHTELQNGFVDDRVYASNRSNLMNGANCSDQRMKNPHDWEKATSVLDEDVGNIFVNKFHPGETGISTGGVPHPSSVRNVQSDLVHVGKYDGERGYDGRTNRQHVSTNCTGADGVSNYHVNNPRLGTPHVSNETTNRNGFTNEPNPNNARECENHKLSPRGSENVSPSKRPIECDKSQGMFHNSVGEKYAKWEVPNMKEEDPIILTDSEKMNCANRKGKAGELPEVISHSSHWMRGQEKENYRSFLYVINKKMEMLSKDRNVIAVENMYKPGLQPVNASHKHNNPLCVGNTDKGAEKVNSREREEDPIDNVGSSTVNPNCYTGFVHNEPNESYKKANLKTVQSERQYVAQQCYDERATLGDAPGLYSRRGSLTQGGAHPSGLLDSHGRNISTDYNPMRDLEMLGGQGSSSSDNFPCSGDPVNNLSNYCDDDPPEVGKLNGVNFSNHVDRLSVQLNFIEEGLVGYQKEGGPSSFPFVQKEKSATNPHGDNYGDHLDHGEQSDHADMTESQCENYASEKGVGAVTSAGEEEDSRTNRNSAGGNENCSSSRKSSHPHSYNNSDPFNVDAFAGDPFGNDPFAGDPFFNDHQFGKDGSCLNQIGTYSEHNEYYPNVEDNENDKEGSENTTDNVNNNATLNDDYVFPSSGKNHHDIEGGVASGSNQAHFKNGSYLFTGSSSSNNNCVSEKEMRKGGNTFSSSASGSVPPHHEDFICEHLSSDHVETVNGSESICQLHHGSDISDGGGRQSKASHDSGNDSNNGCSQDGSTTGVEGNRRLFSNVHHGRAPNFTQKKNINDGHANEEDVLHSAATSSHFSFNSCVIHVKGDNTPRNESHPVENRFVSEDQAAVPISAGADSPCMEDEFSRASQKNERAITLTDVGADMASSDRSVECTRGESETDGKNEHAEVLSRVQEEVCPNHVREEVSNKEQHTFGRNSNRMQKHNHVEVNLTHEGYPHMDKNFHKNGIAISTNNMITHGSSMTSSEEWMHLNGQYHQVDHLNVAKANRIGSPQSANTSSGRNAHNSLAGSVSSLNSVNAKKGSYVPANHSRDYCGLGSISSSINRASGFGDGPTSSNHDLLQGLHSDTVMQHPMRDRNTNEGTVGQPYDWNNERTTSYAPASFYRNNNETKNFLTNFFDAVESGTLNQRGYEHEVDDLHFSRNGYQKQSEVKNHKERIPPTIDRPTHSGSNSNHVRNENTIDVFSSANQFAGVKSLGTMDILSGGISNACSGGANNVNHFMNKNDGGDVHQKVAIPMTGPTSKNVNMAENHLPHKNVPLMQSTRNSNLAHSVVNYNPSKLLINKHIHANNKCMNGKVKITNNGNSGPHSSNNNMGNLWGDYRPGGGPANVGSPNLTQVDNENRKYLPALGNNSGGGILPTPHRKENNNPPTDGKAKGKMAIPALITTGGKASLLNNPMEECSNLVMSTHGGITHTAVSGANNCTSTTPNEHNLSVPFNKVGLGGVPFYITESKNIRGSNCPNGGNLNKLERKDSFSSNGDASGSSTMVESRQVNQQFSEQEQNSNGMNGVIIPGTAAYERGNNVVAPIQSVPSGGGGILCTPSTNGGAITSSQVMSNHKMNSFLMNDNLSNIMLSQNFNSFFNSARTNIQGVGGSSTPYGSVGADNPNGNNSSAQNIIPPKKNELMFSGMKSNLGEGKRNNICETVSTYCKENSNDASKIGENLLFQGGASTGGVPNERVKDQTSHQLVHPKMTDPNSNNLAIYIGNHKMRKYVKVNKMEESHVNHSFVSGGRFNEYSKHIVEEHFQGDTNHNSNEQNVGESFSGRNPRIPHYAEGSTNSGFLNGGVSSAILSGGNGMGNQNGPTTTQFRKSFVPNKNAYMKASNGELWETAATRDYNGPLQSGFDGKGDPVPSVATASMGGAQLIRNHPINQNIRCSEQRIEDQMGHYLHRAELAAVNVDPERMCKEEDNSTIKAQERKYPMQAEVLTKRMGSLGQEYTVSSSTNSGSSNNGSSNYSGGGGTYSAGGNYTVGGNKVAPQSSLNNADMKNVMMTMIQNPMNCNAGVVGNHVRKGAPVVGAANPIGPTPCHMAQNPRNINNDNSVPNDLLLKGKNFEELICSKGYVQSRYPQHHAYNNVNTKMASPLQGAPNPQQYGVHGGMHSGLHGNVYNVPLSIPPCAGVPAKSNDDLRMGGEKGNLKAPLSNVNMRNPMNRDIAMCNSVGGICYNRNNNVVTPMIGAGSTNNNIPGRSIESYNNMMSSDQAGNLMQQQHMLDACAKNRNILNNNLKMDVSKNCAKVRSAHQQNGYAHLVVQPNGDMRKGGQQPHPLAVSLGMGGLQTALPTPAVGMAPGAMILHNQNGALNEYAQHYYEQQQQSLQVMHSHHQMYPLQQMYPLHQLYPIQQMYPHHLMFPSCETPHGQQYGKYLSNSSDLAIKKKEYENMFRLSKSQLLNLESEIKYLKSLAAYNIKPKDLYFETYEETAILPYDGGGIMNGDYCYYHSQQYPGGGVYSMDGGVLPVGGANQMCGIVNSVDNSIGNLCNVNGSIRGAATGSPMDQPPLGGKVKRERGKTKLYTNKFSSKFKYTVIEEGSFGVVYKGWYKGMHVAVKVPVDKMAKQDPYGLTKRSINEWKILSKCDHPNIIKLCGGIIHSYFDIWLVTKLVNGLDLHTIKNNMKKDDKVMSIDVSLKMCRQLANVINFLHTPIKNKKNVIIHRDIKPENLIIDNDWNIHLCDFGDSEECEDGIVTNVSGATWIYAPPELLTCHPLKQSSDYNFLDHTKLSYKWDIWSMGCVFQEMMNLPSPFQHYIITFDESDQIYEKLVDVFTRKLPPCIHSKIENSPFADIIRLCLNYDPNLRPTASEIVQLLNQPDEYLLLKRA; encoded by the coding sequence ATGAACAAAGCCTCGTCAGCTACATATTTAGAAGATTGCCTTTTACGGGGGTTAGAACGAGAAAACCTTCAAAAGGTGCACGCGGAGCTGGCGGAAGAGGAGCAGTACGACCAGGAGGAACTGGAAGAAACATTGGAAGAGCAGCAGCCGGAAGAAGACGACGACATcgaagaagacgaagaaaGCGGGACTTCACTCAACATTGCGCACAGCAACAGTGCCAACGGGGACCGATACAGTAGGAACGATTTCATTGGAGGAAATCTTCCCACGCGTGGGGCGAACAGTAACGAGTATGTGCTAAACTATTtgaacacatacataaataaaaatataaggaacgGTAAAACACTAGAAAATATTAACCAACCCAACTTATTAACAAGCCAAAGTACAGACAACATGATAAGTGGAAATCCGACCAACGTTACAATTACTGATAGTAACAAACAGTGCATGAAAAACTTTTTCAAAGACAGGGATAAGGGTAACCCTTTATATGATGCGCAGACTGCAGCCAACCTGCACTACATGCTAATCCCAAATGAGAATGAACGGAAAGAGAATGTGAACTGGAATGAACGTATAAGCAATTTTATACACACGGAACTACAAAACGGTTTCGTGGATGATAGAGTGTATGCATCAAACAGGAGTAACTTGATGAATGGAGCGAATTGTTCAGACCAACGAATGAAGAACCCACACGATTGGGAGAAAGCAACATCCGTACTGGACGAAGACGTGGGAAACATCTTTGTTAATAAATTTCATCCAGGGGAGACGGGAATCTCCACCGGGGGGGTGCCTCACCCGAGTAGCGTGCGTAACGTTCAGAGTGACTTGGTCCACGTGGGCAAGTATGACGGTGAGAGAGGCTACGACGGGAGAACGAACCGGCAGCATGTGAGTACAAATTGTACAGGTGCAGATGGGGTAAGTAATTATCATGTGAATAACCCCCGTTTGGGCACCCCTCATGTCAGTAACGAAACCACAAATCGGAACGGCTTCACGAATGAACCCAACCCGAACAACGCCAGAGAGTGCGAAAATCACAAGTTGTCACCGAGAGGAAGTGAAAATGTCTCCCCGAGTAAGAGGCCGATCGAGTGTGATAAGTCTCAGGGGATGTTCCACAACAGCGTTGGAGAAAAATACGCCAAATGGGAAGTCCCcaatatgaaggaagaagaccCCATCATACTAACCGacagtgaaaaaatgaactgtgcaaacagaaaggggaaggcAGGTGAACTACCTGAAGTAATATCTCATTCAAGTCACTGGATGAGAGgacaagagaaggaaaattatcGAAGCTTTCTCTAtgtaattaataaaaaaatggaaatgctTTCCAAAGATAGGAATGTCATTGCTgtggaaaatatgtacaaGCCGGGCTTACAACCTGTGAATGCCTCTCATAAACATAACAACCCCTTGTGTGTGGGCAACACTGATAAGGGGGCCGAGAAAGTGAATTCaagggaaagagaagaagaccCTATTGATAATGTCGGATCGTCCACTGTTAATCCAAATTGTTATACAGGCTTCGTACATAACGAACCAAACGAAAGTTACAAAAAAGCGAATTTGAAAACGGTACAATCAGAACGACAATATGTGGCACAACAATGTTATGATGAAAGAGCAACTCTGGGTGATGCTCCGGGGTTGTATTCCCGTCGGGGTTCCTTAACCCAGGGGGGAGCCCATCCGAGTGGGTTGTTGGATAGCCACGGGCGAAACATATCCACGGATTATAACCCAATGAGAGACCTAGAAATGCTGGGAGGCCAGGGAAGCAGTTCATCAGATAACTTCCCCTGCAGTGGCGATCCAGTGAACAATTTAAGTAATTACTGTGATGATGACCCCCCCGAGGTGGGTAAATTAAACGGCGTGAATTTTTCCAACCACGTGGATAGGCTAAGTGTACAGTTAAATTTTATCGAGGAGGGGCTAGTGGGCTaccagaaggaaggaggccCAAGTagtttcccttttgttcaGAAGGAGAAGAGTGCAACAAATCCCCACGGTGATAATTATGGTGATCATCTTGACCACGGGGAGCAGAGCGACCACGCCGACATGACCGAATCGCAGTGCGAAAATTACGCATCCGAAAAAGGTGTTGGAGCTGTGACAAGCGCAGGAGAGGAAGAGGATAGCCGCACCAACCGGAACAGCGCAGGTGGAAATGAAAACTGCTCCAGTAGCAGGAAAAGTAGCCACCCGCACAGTTATAACAACAGTGACCCATTCAATGTGGATGCCTTTGCAGGGGACCCATTTGGGAATGACCCCTTTGCGGgtgatcctttttttaatgatcATCAGTTTGGGAAGGACGGGTCATGTCTGAACCAGATAGGCACCTACAGTGAGCACAACGAGTATTACCCCAACGTGGAGGATAACGAAAACGACAAGGAGGGCAGTGAAAATACGACGGACAACGTTAACAACAACGCTACGTTGAATGACGATTATGTGTTTCCATCGAGTGGAAAGAACCATCATGATATAGAAGGTGGAGTTGCTTCAGGAAGTAACCAGGCTCACTTTAAAAACGGAAGTTACCTCTTCACAggcagcagcagcagtaaTAACAATTGTGTATCTGAGAAGGAGATGCGAAAGGGAGGAAACACATTCAGCAGCTCGGCCAGTGGTAGTGTTCCCCCCCACCATGAAGATTTCATTTGCGAACACCTAAGTAGTGACCATGTCGAGACGGTCAACGGGAGTGAAAGCATATGCCAATTGCACCATGGAAGTGACATCAGTGACGGGGGTGGAAGGCAAAGCAAAGCCAGCCACGATAGTGGCAACGATAGCAACAATGGGTGTAGCCAAGATGGAAGTACCACCGGCGTGGAGGGAAACAGAAGATTGTTCAGTAACGTCCACCATGGGAGGGCACCAAATTTCactcagaagaaaaatataaatgacgGTCATGCAAATGAGGAGGACGTACTGCACTCTGCAGCAACAAGTAGCCACTTCAGTTTTAACAGTTGTGTTATTCATGTGAAGGGAGATAATACCCCCCGAAATGAGTCCCATCCGGTGGAAAATCGCTTCGTCAGTGAGGACCAGGCGGCAGTTCCTATATCAGCAGGAGCGGACTCCCCATGCATGGAGGATGAATTTTCACGGGCAAGtcagaaaaatgaaagagcCATTACTCTCACAGATGTTGGGGCTGATATGGCTAGCAGTGACAGATCTGTCGAATGCACTCGTGGAGAGAGCGAAACGGACGGAAAGAACGAACACGCAGAAGTACTCTCCCGTGTTCAGGAGGAGGTCTGCCCAAATCATGTTAGAGAAGAAGTAAGTAACAAGGAGCAACATACATTTGGGAGAAATTCCAATCGCATGCAAAAACACAACCACGTAGAGGTGAATTTAACCCACGAAGGTTACCCTCATATGGATAAAAATTTCCATAAAAACGGAATCGCGATAAGTACAAATAATATGATCACCCATGGAAGCAGCATGACCAGCAGTGAAGAATGGATGCACCTGAATGGGCAGTATCATCAGGTGGATCACCTTAACGTCGCTAAAGCGAACAGAATAGGAAGCCCCCAAAGTGCCAACACTAGCAGCGGAAGAAATGCCCATAATAGTTTGGCAGGGAGTGTCAGCAGTTTAAATTCTGTGAATGCGAAAAAGGGGAGTTACGTCCCTGCGAATCATTCGAGGGATTATTGTGGTCTGGGTTCCATTAGCAGCAGCATTAATCGTGCTAGCGGATTTGGAGACGGCCCAACTTCTTCCAATCATGACCTCTTGCAGGGACTCCACAGTGACACTGTGATGCAGCACCCCATGCGAGATAGAAACACTAACGAAGGAACCGTTGGACAACCCTACGACTGGAACAATGAACGAACCACCAGCTATGCCCCCGCCTCATTTTACAGAAACAATAACGAAACGAAGaactttttaacaaatttttttgatGCTGTCGAATCGGGTACTTTGAACCAGAGGGGATACGAACACGAGGTTGACGACCTCCATTTTTCACGCAACGGGTATCAGAAGCAGAGTGAAGTGAAGAACCATAAGGAGAGGATCCCCCCGACGATTGATCGTCCTACCCATAGTGGCAGCAATTCAAACCATGTAAGGAATGAAAATACGATAGATGTGTTTAGTAGTGCGAATCAGTTTGCAGGGGTGAAGAGTCTGGGCACGATGGACATCCTGAGTGGGGGCATCTCCAATGCGTGTAGCGGGGGCGCCAACAACGTCAACcattttatgaacaaaaatgacgGTGGCGATGTGCACCAGAAGGTGGCCATTCCGATGACAGGCCCAACCTCGAAGAATGTAAACATGGCAGAAAATCACCTACCCCACAAGAACGTCCCTCTCATGCAAAGCACCCGAAATAGTAACCTCGCACACTCCGTTGTTAATTACAACCCCAGCAAGCTTCTCATTAATAAGCACATCCACGCTAATAATAAGTGTATGAACGGCAAGGTGAAAATTACGAATAATGGAAATAGCGGTCCGCATAGCAGTAACAATAACATGGGTAACCTTTGGGGGGACTATCGTCCTGGTGGTGGTCCTGCAAATGTGGGCAGCCCCAACTTAACACAGGTCGACAACGAAAACAGAAAATACCTTCCTGCTTTAGGTAACAACAGTGGCGGTGGTATACTTCCTACCCCCCACAGGAAGGAGAATAATAATCCACCTACAGATGGTAAAGCGAAAGGCAAAATGGCCATTCCAGCGTTAATAACCACGGGTGGGAAGGCAAGCTTGTTGAACAATCCAATGGAAGAATGTAGTAACCTTGTTATGTCTACCCACGGAGGGATCACACACACAGCTGTTAGTGGGGCGAACAACTGTACCAGCACCACGCCAAATGAACACAACTTGAGTGTTCCTTTCAATAAAGTAGGTCTTGGAGGAGTCCCCTTTTACATCACGGAAAGTAAAAACATCCGTGGGAGTAATTGCCCAAACGGTGGCAACCTTAATAAATTGGAGAGGAAAGATTCGTTTAGCAGTAATGGAGACGCCAGTGGTAGCAGTACGATGGTAGAATCGAGGCAAGTGAACCAACAGTTTAGCGAACAAGAACAGAATTCAAATGGGATGAACGGGGTGATAATCCCTGGAACGGCGGCATATGAAAGGGGTAACAATGTTGTTGCGCCAATCCAATCCGTACCGTCAGGTGGAGGAGGGATCCTATGCACCCCATCCACCAATGGGGGTGCAATCACCTCCTCACAAGTCATGTCCAACCATAAAATGAACAGCTTTCTAATGAATGACAATCTAAGTAACATTATGTTGAGCCAAAATTTTAACAGCTTTTTTAATAGCGCCCGAACGAACATACAGGGAGTGGGGGGGAGTAGCACTCCCTATGGAAGCGTCGGCGCGGATAATCCAAACGGGAACAACTCCAGTGCGCAGAATATCATCCCCCCGAAGAAGAACGAACTTATGTTTAGCGGCATGAAGAGCAAcctgggggaaggaaaaagaaacaacatTTGCGAAACGGTTAGTACGTACTGCAAGGAGAACTCAAATGATGCGTCAAAAATAGGGGAAAACCTCCTCTTTCAGGGAGGTGCCTCGACGGGTGGAGTACCCAATGAAAGGGTGAAGGATCAGACGTCACATCAACTAGTCCACCCCAAAATGACAGACCCGAACAGTAACAACCTTGCCATTTATATTGGCAACCATAAAATGAGGAAGTATGTAAAGGTaaataaaatggaggagTCACATGTGAACCACTCATTTGTCAGTGGCGGTAGGTTTAATGAGTATTCGAAGCATATTGTGGAGGAGCATTTTCAAGGGGATACGAATCACAACTCCAATGAGCAGAATGTAGGCGAATCATTTAGTGGGAGGAATCCGCGCATTCCGCACTATGCAGAAGGTAGCACCAATAGCGGATTCTTGAATGGTGGAGTTAGCAGTGCTATCTTAAGCGGAGGCAACGGAATGGGTAACCAAAACGGGCCCACAACCACCCAGTTTCGAAAAAGCTTTGTGCCCAACAAGAATGCCTATATGAAGGCTAGCAATGGTGAATTATGGGAAACCGCTGCGACGAGGGATTATAACGGTCCTCTACAAAGCGGGTTCGATGGTAAAGGAGATCCTGTACCTTCCGTGGCGACTGCCTCGATGGGCGGGGCTCAACTAATCCGGAACCATCCCATAAATCAAAACATACGTTGCTCCGAACAGAGAATCGAAGACCAGATGGGTCACTACCTTCACAGGGCCGAACTCGCTGCGGTAAACGTAGACCCCGAAAGAATGTGCAAAGAAGAGGATAACAGTACTATTAAGGCACAAGAGAGGAAGTACCCCATGCAGGCCGAGGTGCTAACGAAACGGATGGGTAGCTTAGGTCAGGAATACACCGTTAGCAGCAGCACCAACAGTGGTAGCAGTAACAACGGCAGTAGCAACTATAGCGGTGGGGGAGGCACCTACAGTGCTGGTGGCAATTACACTGTTGGTGGCAACAAGGTGGCCCCCCAGAGCAGCCTGAACAATGCAGACATGAAAAACGTGATGATGACTATGATACAGAACCCAATGAATTGCAACGCAGGTGTTGTAGGGAACCACGTTAGGAAGGGAGCACCTGTCGTTGGGGCAGCAAACCCCATTGGACCTACCCCATGTCACATGGCACAGAACCCAAGGAACATCAACAACGATAACAGCGTTCCAAACGATTTGTtactgaagggaaaaaatttcgaGGAGCTGATATGCAGCAAGGGTTACGTTCAGAGTAGGTACCCACAGCACCATGCGTATAATAATGTGAATACAAAAATGGCTAGCCCGCTTCAGGGTGCACCAAACCCCCAGCAGTATGGAGTTCATGGTGGTATGCATAGCGGCCTGCATGGCAATGTGTATAACGTGCCGCTTAGCATCCCCCCATGTGCGGGCGTCCCTGCCAAAAGCAACGATGATTTAAGAATGGGTGGAGAAAAAGGCAACTTAAAGGCGCCACTTAGCAACGTCAACATGAGGAACCCAATGAATAGAGATATTGCGATGTGCAACTCGGTGGGGGGCATTTGTTACAataggaacaacaatgtggttACCCCGATGATTGGAGCAGGAAGCACCAACAATAATATACCCGGTCGAAGTATAGAATCGTATAATAACATGATGAGCAGCGATCAGGCAGGAAATCTGatgcaacaacaacacaTGCTGGACGCCTGCGCAAAGAACAGGAACATTCTAAATAATAACCTAAAAATGGATGTTAGTAAAAACTGCGCAAAGGTTAGGAGTGCACATCAACAGAATGGTTATGCTCACCTCGTGGTGCAGCCAAATGGGGACATGCGAAAGGGAGGACAACAACCACATCCCCTGGCGGTGTCGCTAGGGATGGGGGGTTTACAAACAGCTTTGCCAACGCCAGCTGTAGGAATGGCACCAGGGGCAATGATTTTACACAACCAGAACGGAGCCCTCAACGAATACGCACAACATTACTATGAGCAGCAACAGCAGTCCCTCCAGGTGATGCACTCTCACCATCAGATGTATCCCCTCCAGCAGATGTACCCCCTGCACCAGTTGTACCCCATCCAGCAGATGTATCCCCACCACCTGATGTTTCCCTCATGTGAGACCCCGCACGGGCAGCAGTACGGGAAGTACCTCTCGAACAGCAGTGACTTGGCCatcaaaaagaaggaatacgAAAATATGTTCAGGCTATCCAAAAGCCAGCTTCTAAATTTGGAgagtgaaataaaatatctaAAATCGCTAGCTGCGTATAATATAAAACCTAAAGATTTATACTTTGAGACGTACGAGGAGACGGCTATTCTTCCTTACGACGGTGGTGGCATCATGAATGGAGATTACTGTTATTACCACAGTCAGCAGTATCCAGGGGGGGGAGTGTATTCTATGGATGGTGGTGTTCTACCCGTAGGAGGTGCTAATCAAATGTGCGGTATAGTAAACTCAGTTGATAACTCGATCGGCAATCTCTGCAATGTGAATGGCAGCATCAGAGGAGCAGCAACGGGATCACCGATGGATCAACCCCCCCTGGGTGGGAAAGTCAAAcgagaaaggggaaaaacaaaactaTACACGAACAAATTTAGCAGCAAGTTCAAATACACGGTAATTGAGGAAGGGTCATTCGGGGTAGTCTACAAAGGGTGGTACAAAGGAATGCATGTAGCTGTAAAGGTACCAGTAGATAAAATGGCCAAACAAGACCCCTACGGATTAACCAAAAGATCCATCAATGAGTGGAAAATTCTCTCAAAATGTGATCACCCAAACATTATTAAATTATGTGGAGGAATCATACACAGTTATTTCGACATTTGGCTAGTCACCAAGTTGGTAAACGGATTAGATTTACACacgataaaaaataacatgaaAAAAGACGACAAAGTTATGAGCATTGATGTGTCTTTGAAAATGTGCAGACAGCTAGCTAATGTTATAAACTTTTTACATACccccataaaaaataaaaaaaatgtaattatcCATAGGGATATAAAGCCAGAAAATTTAATCATTGACAATGACTGGAATATACATCTCTGCGATTTTGGCGATTCTGAAGAATGCGAAGATGGAATTGTAACAAATGTGTCTGGTGCTACGTGGATTTATGCTCCACCAGAACTGCTAACATGCCACCCTTTGAAGCAGAGTAGTGActacaattttttggacCATACGAAATTGTCGTACAAGTGGGATATCTGGTCCATGGGATGCGTCTTCCAAGAAATGATGAATTTGCCTTCTCCGTTTCAACATTACATCATCACCTTTGATGAGTCGGATCAGATTTATGAGAAACTGGTCGATGTCTTTACGAGGAAGTTACCTCCTTGTATTCATTCGAAGATTGAAAACTCTCCCTTCGCAGACATAATTCGGCTTTGCTTAAACTACGACCCGAATTTGCGCCCCACGGCATCCGAAATTGTTCAACTGCTTAACCAACCGGACGAGTACCTCCTGTTGAAGAGGGCCTAG